In Verrucomicrobiia bacterium, the genomic window CGCTCATCAAACGCGCGCCAGCCTGGGCCGGCTGGACGACGGCTGTGGTCGGGTTTGCGACCTCGCTGACTGTCAAAATACTTACGACCCCATCGTGGATGCTGTGGATCACCAGACACTTGCATTTGCCCATGCTTGACCCCGCCGACACATATCTGAATCCAGCGTGGCTGGAGAAGGTTACGGGCTGGACCGGGCACCCGCTAACCGTGCGCGAAAGCGATGATTGGTTTTTGCTGCTAGGCGTGTTGCTGGCCGTGATCGTCTGCTCCGCGTGGTTCCTGGGTGCGTGCCTGTTCGCGCGCAGGCGTTCGACGCAGGAAATCGAACGTGTGGAAGAGTTCTTCCAACGCATGAAAACGCCGGTGGATTTTCACAAAGAAGAAGGTGCGGGCAACGACGCGCAGCAATACCGCACCCTTGGGCTTTTGAGCCTGGTTTACGGCGCGTTCATTTCGTTGCTGGTGCTCATCCCGAACTCGCCGGTCGGCCGGCTCGGGATGTTCACCTGCGCCGGCACGATGCTGGGCGTCGGCGGCTTGCTCTACTGGAATTACACTCGCCTTACCCGAAAACCACCAACTCAATAAATATTATGGGAAACCTCAACGGAAAACGCGCGCTCGTCACCGGCGGCGGCCAGGGACTTGGATACAGCATCGTGGAACACCTGCTCGCCGCGGGTGCGGACGTGGCTGTCCATTATTTCTCCAGCGAGACCGGCGCGCGTGAACTGAAGTCGCTCGCCGAAAAGCGCGGTCGCCGGGCTGAAATCTTTCGCGCCGACCTGACGAAGGAAACGGAAGCAGCCGCATTGGTGGACGGCGCCGCGAACTTTCTCGGTGGCCTCGACGTGCTGGTGAACAATGCGGGCGACCTCGTCCAGCGGCGTTCGATCCAGGAAGTGGACGCCGCGTTTTGGGAGCGGGTCATCAATGTCAACGTTACTTCGGTGCTGTGGGTCACACGCGCCGCCGTGCCGTGGCTGGAACAAGCCAAACAAGCCAGCATTGTGAATCTTTCATCGCTCGCCGGGCGCAAGGGCGGTCATCCCGGCTCACTCGTCTACTCCACCGCCAAGGGCGCGGTCCTCACGTGGACACGTGCGTTGGCCAATGAACTTGCGCCCAAGGGAATTCGCGTGAACTGCGTGGCGCCCGGATTCATTTTGGGCACACGTTTCCACGAGACGCACACGACCGAGGACAGCGCGAAAAAAACTGTTGACGGAATCCCACTCGGCCGTGCCGGCTCGCCGGAAGACATCGCGCGCGCCGTGGTTTATCTGGCCTCGGAATTCGACGGATTCATTACCGGCGCGACGCTCGACATCAACGGAGGAGTGTATGCGGCGTGAATCTCTAGTCTTTGGAATTCTGTTGGCCTGTGCCAGCCTTACCTTTGCGCAGTCACGCCAGCAACTCGACAACGGCTGGGAATTTTATCAGGGCCAACTCGGTAGTACTTGGGAAATCTGGCGCGGCGACAGGGCTGCCGACAACGTTACCTGGCAGCCCGTCACGCTGCCGCACTGTTTTAACGCCCGCGACTCGGTTGATCCTGACACGCCCTATTACCAGGGGCCGGGCTGGTATCGCACGCGACTCAAGGTGGAGAATCCATTTCCAAACGGGCGAACCTTGCTGCACTTCGACGGCGCGGGGCAAAAATCACGGGTCTTTGTTGGAATGGAAAAGGTCGGCGAACATGTCGGTGGCTACGACGAATGGACTGTGGACATTACCGACGCCGGCGCTCGCATCGCAACGAATTCGCTTTTTAAGGGCGCCACTCCTGTCGCGGTGCTTTGCGATAATTCCCGCGATGCGGAGATGATTCCGTCAGACCAGAGCGATTTCAACCGCTACGGGGGTCTTTACCGTCACGTCTATCTCGAATATGTCCCGGCGGTTTCGTTGGAGCGTGTCCACGTAGAGCCCACGCTCACGGCAGATGGCAGAGCTTCCATCAAAGTCCGGGCCCGACTTCACAATCCAACGGCAATCCACGGCGAAGTCCTACTCGCGATCGAAGTCCGCGACCCACAAGGCAACGTCCTCCAGACCGCGTCAAACAAACTCTCGCCTTGGTCCGGTGAGAAGGAAGTTGCCTCGTTTGAAATCGCCAAACCCGAACTGTGGTCACCAAAATCACCGGCTGTCTGCAGTTGTGCCGTCACGCTAAAGTCGCCCCAAGGCGAACAGCAAATGACAGAAATGTTCGGCGTACGTTCTTTTGAGTGGGTCGAGCATGGGCCATTCAAACTGAACGGTGAACGATTGTTATTACGCGGCACGCAATATCACCAAGACCACGCGGGCGTGGGCGCGGCCGTGCCGGATGATGTCGTCCGCAAGACGTTCCAACAGATCAAGGACATGGGTGCGAATTTCGTCCGACTCGGTCATTACCAGCAATCACCGCTCGTGCTGGAGATGTGCGATCAACTCGGGCTGCTCGTGTGGGAGGAAATCCCGTGGTGCCGCGGCGGTCTCGGCGGCGAGCGTTACCAACAACAGGGCCGCGACATGCTGCGAAACATGATTGAACAGCATTACAACCATCCGTCGGTGATTCTTTGGGGCCTGGGCAACGAGAACGATTGGCCCGGTGATTTCGAAACGTTCAACACCAATGCCATTCGCGCGTTCATGACGGAGTTGAACACGCTCGCGCATCAGGCCGACCCGTCGCGCAAGACGTGCATCCGCCGCTGCGACTTCTGCGAGGACATCCCGGATGTGTATTCCCCGAGCATTTGGGCGGGTTGGTATTCGGGCCGGTACACCGAGTATCGCGCGTCGGTGGAGAAATGGATTGGCAACGTCCCCAGGTTTTTCCACGCCGAGTGGGGCGGCGACAGCCACGCGCGCCGTCATTCGGAAGACCCGGAAAACTTCCTGCAGGAAGTTGGTACCGGCGAGGGCACCGCGGAAACCGGCAAAGCCTACAAGCCGACTGGCGGCAAGGCGCGCGCGTCACGGGACGGCGATTGGTCGGAGAGCTACATCGTCAATCTCTTCGACTGGCACCTCAAGGAACAGGAGCAAATGACGAACCTGACAGGCAGCGCGCAATGGATTTTCAAGGACTTCGCTACGCCGCTGCGTCCGGGGAATCCCATTCCGCGCGTGAATGAGAAGGGCCTCGTCGAGCGCGACGGCACGCCAAAGGAAGGCTACTACGTCTTTCAGAGTTACTGCGCCGAGAAGCCGATGGTCCATATTTACGGGCACACCTGGCCAGTCCGTTGGGGTAAACTCGGTGAGGAAAAACTGGTGAAAGTGTTTTCCAATTGCCGCGAAGTGGAATTGTTCGTCAACGGTGTTTCGGCGGGCGTGAAGCAGCGTAACAGTGCGGATTTTCCGGCAGCGGGTTTGCGCTGGCCAGTCAAATTAAAGGAAGGACCGAACGCGCTACGGGCCGTAGGTCGCCGCGACGGAGTTGAAGTGAGTGACGACATCTCCGTCGGCTATCAGACAGCGGTTTGGGACAAGCCAGCCAAGCTCGCACTCAGGGAAATTTCGCGGAGCAGCGATATCGTCACCGTCGAGGCATGCATGTTCGATAAGGAGGGCGTGTCCTGCCTTGACGCAACCAATGGCGTCCGCTTCGGTTTGGCGGGTGACGGTCGATTGCTCGATAATCTTGGCACATCGATTGGTTCACGCGTGGTGCAGCTTTACAACGGCCGCGCGCAGATCAGCCTGCGGCTCACCAGTGGCAGGGCCGTCGTCAGCGTGGCGAGTGCCGGTTTGGAAACGCAATTTCTGAGCATGACCAACACGCCGACTGCCGTAACGATGTTGACGCTCGACGTGGCGGCGATTGACCGTGAGCGAATTCTGAAAGCCGCCAACGTCGCGCTTGGGCTTGAGCCGCTGGCCATCACGAAGTTCCGGACCAAGTTGAGCGAAGGTGGGCCTAATGATTTTTATTCCAACGGCGACTACTGGTGGCCCGACCCGACGAAGTCCGACGGTTTACCTTACATCGAGCGCGACGGCGAATCGAACCCGGATAACTTTTCACAGCATCGGCTTGCCATGCGCGATCTGCGCGACGCAGTCGCCGCGCTCGCAGCTGCTTACAAGATCACCGGCGACGATCGTTACGTGACGAAGGCGGTCGAGTTGCTGCGCGTGTTTTTCCTCGATCCGCAAACGCGGATGAATCCGCACCTAAAATACGCACAAGCGATTCCCGGCAAGACTCCCGGTCGCGGCATCGGTATTATTGATGCATTGCATCTGATCGAAGTGCCGTTCGCGATTCAGGCGATGCAGAAGTCATCTGCCTTTCCGCCTGAAGTATTGGCTGGATTGAAGCAGTGGTTCGGCGAATTGGCGGAATGGATGATAACGAGCAAGAACGGCAGGGAGGAAGCTGGCACCAAAAACAACCACACTGTTGCGTTCTATCTGCAACTCGCGGTCTATGCTGGCTTCACGGGCGACGAAGCGAAACTTGCGGAGTGCCGTCGGCAGTTCAAGGAAGTGTTTGTTCCCAATCAG contains:
- a CDS encoding alginate lyase family protein → MRRESLVFGILLACASLTFAQSRQQLDNGWEFYQGQLGSTWEIWRGDRAADNVTWQPVTLPHCFNARDSVDPDTPYYQGPGWYRTRLKVENPFPNGRTLLHFDGAGQKSRVFVGMEKVGEHVGGYDEWTVDITDAGARIATNSLFKGATPVAVLCDNSRDAEMIPSDQSDFNRYGGLYRHVYLEYVPAVSLERVHVEPTLTADGRASIKVRARLHNPTAIHGEVLLAIEVRDPQGNVLQTASNKLSPWSGEKEVASFEIAKPELWSPKSPAVCSCAVTLKSPQGEQQMTEMFGVRSFEWVEHGPFKLNGERLLLRGTQYHQDHAGVGAAVPDDVVRKTFQQIKDMGANFVRLGHYQQSPLVLEMCDQLGLLVWEEIPWCRGGLGGERYQQQGRDMLRNMIEQHYNHPSVILWGLGNENDWPGDFETFNTNAIRAFMTELNTLAHQADPSRKTCIRRCDFCEDIPDVYSPSIWAGWYSGRYTEYRASVEKWIGNVPRFFHAEWGGDSHARRHSEDPENFLQEVGTGEGTAETGKAYKPTGGKARASRDGDWSESYIVNLFDWHLKEQEQMTNLTGSAQWIFKDFATPLRPGNPIPRVNEKGLVERDGTPKEGYYVFQSYCAEKPMVHIYGHTWPVRWGKLGEEKLVKVFSNCREVELFVNGVSAGVKQRNSADFPAAGLRWPVKLKEGPNALRAVGRRDGVEVSDDISVGYQTAVWDKPAKLALREISRSSDIVTVEACMFDKEGVSCLDATNGVRFGLAGDGRLLDNLGTSIGSRVVQLYNGRAQISLRLTSGRAVVSVASAGLETQFLSMTNTPTAVTMLTLDVAAIDRERILKAANVALGLEPLAITKFRTKLSEGGPNDFYSNGDYWWPDPTKSDGLPYIERDGESNPDNFSQHRLAMRDLRDAVAALAAAYKITGDDRYVTKAVELLRVFFLDPQTRMNPHLKYAQAIPGKTPGRGIGIIDALHLIEVPFAIQAMQKSSAFPPEVLAGLKQWFGELAEWMITSKNGREEAGTKNNHTVAFYLQLAVYAGFTGDEAKLAECRRQFKEVFVPNQMAADGSFPAELKRTKPYGYSIFQLDNMATLCQVLSTDHDDLWTFELADGRGIRKAMAYLYPFLADKSQWPLKPDVQAWADWPSRQPSLLFAGLALGQQPYLDLWRNLPPDPTNLEVRRNIAITQPVLWVR
- a CDS encoding glucose 1-dehydrogenase gives rise to the protein MGNLNGKRALVTGGGQGLGYSIVEHLLAAGADVAVHYFSSETGARELKSLAEKRGRRAEIFRADLTKETEAAALVDGAANFLGGLDVLVNNAGDLVQRRSIQEVDAAFWERVINVNVTSVLWVTRAAVPWLEQAKQASIVNLSSLAGRKGGHPGSLVYSTAKGAVLTWTRALANELAPKGIRVNCVAPGFILGTRFHETHTTEDSAKKTVDGIPLGRAGSPEDIARAVVYLASEFDGFITGATLDINGGVYAA